A single genomic interval of uncultured Sphaerochaeta sp. harbors:
- a CDS encoding DNA alkylation repair protein, whose amino-acid sequence MNRTALIERLSELAEPSYRSFQLKLQVSNGVVYGVRAPALQKLAKHIASTQGMSLFTELLHSDSLSYEETIILYKLFGLISLTQEERLAYLPALLPYNNSWATNDCLASEMKWIRSNRDFYFPYFNELLTHEAPYDKRLGVVTLMIFYLEPATIEEVLQKISHVESDHYYVMMALAWAYTSAYCKDKEKTLPYLQPGILAEKVRKKAIQKCIESRLVSDEDKTRLKALRQAP is encoded by the coding sequence GTGAACCGAACAGCATTGATAGAGAGGCTCAGCGAACTTGCTGAGCCTTCTTATCGCTCATTCCAGCTGAAACTACAAGTCTCAAATGGAGTGGTGTATGGAGTCAGGGCACCAGCACTACAGAAGTTGGCAAAACACATTGCCTCAACGCAGGGCATGTCTCTTTTTACAGAACTGCTCCACAGTGATTCCCTCTCCTATGAAGAGACCATCATCCTCTATAAGCTCTTTGGTCTGATATCCCTCACACAAGAGGAGCGGCTTGCCTATTTGCCTGCACTGTTACCCTACAACAATAGCTGGGCCACCAATGACTGCCTCGCATCTGAGATGAAATGGATACGGAGCAATAGGGATTTCTACTTCCCCTACTTCAATGAGTTGCTAACACACGAAGCCCCCTATGATAAGCGGCTTGGAGTTGTCACCCTGATGATCTTCTACCTTGAACCGGCCACCATAGAAGAAGTCTTACAGAAAATCTCTCATGTTGAGAGCGATCACTACTACGTTATGATGGCACTTGCCTGGGCGTATACAAGTGCATACTGCAAGGACAAGGAGAAAACCCTTCCCTACCTGCAACCCGGGATTCTTGCTGAGAAGGTAAGAAAAAAAGCCATCCAGAAGTGTATTGAATCACGCTTGGTCAGTGATGAGGACAAAACACGACTCAAGGCTCTCAGGCAAGCACCCTGA
- a CDS encoding glycerate kinase: protein MKNILLIPDSFKGTMSSEQICSIMDRAIKRHYSDAKVTSIPVADGGEGSVDAFLQALGGEKRIVTVQGPFGQLMESFYGIIKGDTAVIEMASCAGLPLVGDELRPDKTTTYGVGQLMLDAAKNGCKHIIVGLGGSSTNDGGCGAAAACGVVFKDKDGNAFVPTGGTMDQVVSIDTSDLDPALKQVTITTMCDIDNPFHGTNGAAYIFGPQKGADPEMVKVLDSNLKSLAGVIKKDLGIDVQAIPGSGAAGGMGGGMAAFFSSTLQMGIETVLDTVNFDSLLKEADLVLTGEGKIDGQSLRGKVVIGVSRRAKKAKVPVLAIVGDIGDDVEGAYDEGVTGIFSINRVAVEFKKAKGRAPEDMEKTIDNLMRFTKQMGL from the coding sequence ATGAAAAACATCCTCTTGATCCCCGATTCCTTCAAGGGAACCATGAGTTCTGAACAGATCTGTTCCATCATGGACAGAGCTATCAAGCGCCACTACAGCGATGCAAAAGTCACCAGTATCCCGGTCGCAGACGGAGGAGAAGGGAGCGTAGATGCTTTTCTTCAAGCCCTCGGTGGGGAGAAACGTATCGTAACTGTGCAAGGCCCCTTTGGACAACTCATGGAAAGTTTCTATGGAATTATCAAGGGCGATACTGCTGTCATCGAGATGGCTTCCTGCGCAGGGCTTCCCCTGGTAGGAGATGAACTCCGCCCGGACAAGACCACAACCTATGGCGTTGGACAGCTTATGCTTGATGCAGCAAAAAACGGTTGCAAGCACATCATCGTCGGTCTTGGAGGCAGTTCCACCAATGATGGTGGGTGCGGTGCTGCAGCCGCTTGCGGTGTTGTGTTCAAGGATAAGGATGGCAATGCATTTGTTCCTACCGGAGGAACGATGGATCAGGTCGTATCGATTGACACATCAGATCTCGATCCAGCTCTCAAGCAGGTAACCATCACCACCATGTGTGACATCGACAACCCATTCCATGGGACCAATGGTGCAGCCTATATTTTCGGACCACAGAAAGGCGCAGATCCTGAGATGGTAAAAGTACTGGATTCCAACCTTAAAAGTCTCGCTGGAGTAATCAAGAAAGATCTGGGTATTGACGTACAGGCAATCCCCGGCAGTGGAGCAGCAGGTGGAATGGGTGGCGGCATGGCTGCCTTCTTCTCCTCTACCCTGCAGATGGGAATCGAAACCGTATTGGATACCGTCAACTTCGACTCCCTGCTCAAGGAAGCAGACCTGGTCCTGACCGGTGAAGGCAAGATAGATGGCCAGTCTCTCAGGGGCAAGGTGGTTATCGGAGTATCCAGACGTGCCAAGAAAGCCAAGGTACCGGTACTCGCTATCGTAGGAGATATCGGGGATGACGTGGAAGGTGCCTATGACGAGGGTGTTACCGGCATTTTCTCGATCAATAGAGTCGCAGTTGAGTTCAAGAAGGCGAAGGGCCGGGCTCCAGAGGATATGGAGAAGACCATCGACAACCTGATGCGATTCACCAAGCAGATGGGACTGTGA